In Natronococcus occultus SP4, the following proteins share a genomic window:
- a CDS encoding DUF5789 family protein: MEEVKLSRIDDTFERLEYPVEADAAASELEDVTLLLADGERNLGELIERSTSDRFASADDLETELHNVLPREAVGEPYQSEGEG; this comes from the coding sequence ATGGAGGAAGTCAAACTCAGTCGAATCGACGACACGTTCGAACGCCTCGAGTACCCGGTCGAGGCCGACGCGGCCGCAAGCGAACTTGAGGACGTTACCCTACTGTTGGCCGACGGCGAACGAAACCTGGGCGAGCTGATCGAACGGAGTACGAGCGATCGGTTCGCGTCGGCCGACGACCTCGAGACCGAACTGCACAACGTCTTGCCCCGGGAGGCCGTCGGCGAGCCCTACCAGTCGGAAGGAGAAGGGTAG
- a CDS encoding transcription factor S yields MEFCDECGSMMKAEDGTWECGSCGFTKPKGDAAEYTVTEDQEASEVIESSEETSLPETDATCPECGNDRAYWYMQQIRAADESETRFFICTDCEYKWREDDN; encoded by the coding sequence ATGGAATTCTGCGACGAATGCGGCTCGATGATGAAAGCCGAGGACGGCACGTGGGAGTGTGGTAGCTGCGGGTTTACGAAACCGAAAGGCGACGCGGCAGAGTACACAGTTACGGAGGACCAGGAGGCAAGTGAGGTGATCGAGTCCTCCGAGGAGACGTCGCTGCCCGAAACCGACGCGACCTGTCCCGAGTGCGGTAACGACCGGGCCTACTGGTACATGCAACAGATCCGGGCGGCCGACGAGTCCGAGACACGGTTTTTCATCTGTACCGACTGCGAGTACAAGTGGCGCGAGGACGACAACTAG
- a CDS encoding methyltransferase domain-containing protein, with amino-acid sequence MSRPVLLVRGDREFLVEPGEEMGTDLGVLEVPEDVEPGTTIETHLDEAFRVRRLRGPDLFHHFERTGAPMVPRDVGLVIGETGISRGDRVLDTGTGTGVLTALMARAGASVVTYERDPEFAEVARENMRLGGVADDVDVRTGDLTDSVGELEPSSFDVVTLDTGDAPDVVEHVPELLVEGGFLAVYSPFVESTREVVAAAREADLSEIRTRETIQREMQFDDRGSRPSTAPVGHTGYLTLARNE; translated from the coding sequence GTGAGCCGACCCGTGCTACTGGTTCGTGGCGACCGCGAGTTCCTCGTCGAGCCCGGCGAGGAGATGGGAACCGATCTGGGCGTCCTCGAGGTGCCCGAGGACGTCGAGCCCGGCACGACCATCGAGACCCATCTGGACGAAGCGTTCCGGGTGCGGCGACTCCGGGGGCCCGATCTCTTCCATCACTTCGAGCGGACGGGCGCCCCGATGGTCCCCCGGGACGTCGGTCTGGTGATCGGCGAAACCGGAATCTCGCGTGGCGACCGCGTCCTCGACACCGGAACCGGCACGGGCGTCCTGACGGCGCTGATGGCCCGTGCGGGCGCGTCGGTGGTGACCTACGAGCGCGATCCCGAGTTCGCCGAGGTCGCCCGGGAGAACATGCGCCTGGGCGGAGTCGCCGACGATGTCGACGTTCGTACCGGCGATCTCACCGACTCGGTCGGCGAGCTCGAGCCGTCGTCGTTCGACGTCGTCACGCTCGATACGGGCGACGCGCCGGACGTCGTCGAGCACGTTCCGGAGCTGCTCGTCGAGGGCGGGTTCCTCGCGGTCTACAGCCCGTTCGTCGAGTCGACCCGCGAGGTCGTCGCGGCCGCCCGCGAGGCCGACCTCTCGGAGATCCGTACCCGGGAGACGATCCAGCGGGAGATGCAGTTCGACGACCGCGGCTCGCGGCCGTCGACGGCGCCGGTCGGCCACACGGGGTACCTGACCCTCGCCAGGAACGAGTGA
- a CDS encoding nascent polypeptide-associated complex protein, whose amino-acid sequence MFGGGGGMNPRKMEQMMEQMGIDVEDVDAEEVIIRTSEYDLVFDDAEVTKMDARGQETYQVIGSPEEVESGAAGGADAAGAGASEDAGSAIPDDDVEIVATRTGVSESEAREALEEHDGDLAAAVEALE is encoded by the coding sequence ATGTTCGGAGGAGGCGGCGGCATGAACCCGCGCAAGATGGAACAGATGATGGAACAGATGGGAATCGACGTCGAGGACGTCGACGCCGAGGAAGTCATCATCCGGACCTCGGAGTACGACCTCGTCTTCGACGACGCCGAGGTCACGAAGATGGACGCCCGCGGCCAGGAGACCTACCAGGTCATCGGTTCGCCCGAGGAGGTCGAGTCCGGTGCGGCCGGCGGCGCCGACGCCGCTGGCGCCGGAGCCAGCGAGGACGCCGGCAGCGCGATCCCCGACGACGACGTCGAGATCGTCGCCACCCGAACGGGCGTCAGCGAGAGCGAGGCCCGTGAGGCTCTCGAGGAACACGACGGCGATCTCGCCGCCGCGGTCGAGGCTCTCGAGTAA